The region GCCGTTTTCGATGTCAGCACCTGCAAAAAACAGGAGGTCGTTCGAAACGGTCATGTCCGTCCAAAAGGCCAGTGAATCCCAATACGCTGTTTCGGCAGGAAAGCTTTTCAGAATTTTAGTACCCGCTTCTGTTCCATCGCTGACCCATAAACTCATTTGATCCGTTCCTGCAAAAAAGTACAGCTTGTCCTGATAAACGGTCGGGTGTTTGATGGTGGTACTCAAAGGGCCGTTTGTGATATCCTTCACCATCACCGGCACCTGGGCCAGCGTGACATGGGTAATCAGCCCCCATAGGAGAAAATGAATGAGCTTTCGCATGATTAATTGAGTAGAGATGAATGATGCGTCAAATGTAGAGGCAGCAGGCGGGAAAAAAGACAGTGAATCGCCGGGAAACCCCACGTCACGGTATTCTTCCCTAACAAGACGAAAAAAGGATTTTTGAAGAAGAAAACATCTCCTCTGGAGACTGAACCCCTTCCGGAAACCAACTCAGGCGGTCGTCACGAAGTCAGGCGGCGCACTCATTTCCGGTTCCACCTCACATTGCGGAGGCTTTCTTACTCGCACCTGGGCTTGAAGATCGGTCGCGTCGTCCTTCCCTTTTCTCCCCTCCCCTTCCCCGGTAGTCAGTATATTGCTACACCTGAATCCCTCTTAACCGGCATCACCGATTTTTTCCATGATGAAGTACCGCTTTTCGCTGTTTGTCTTTTGTTGTCTACTCGTTTCTCTGCCGTCCTTTGCCGAGGATGGGTACCGCCTCTGGCTGCGCTACGATCCCATCGCTGATCAGGCCGTTCGCACGCGTTACCAGGCTGCGCTGAAAAATGTGCTGATGGAAGGCGATTCGCCGACGCTGGTGGCCGCGCGTGAAGAACTGATGGAGGGCCTGCGGGGATTGCTGGACACGAACGTACCGTTCAATCCGGCGGTGCAGGACGGCACCTTACTGGTCGGCACGCTTCAGACGCTGGCTCCCGTTGGTGAGTTGAATCTGGAAAAACCACTCCGGCAAGTAGGTGACGAAGGGTACCTGATTTTTACGACGAAACTGAAACGCCGGAACGTGACGGTGGTGGCGGCCAACACGGACGTGGGGGTGCTGTACGGCTGTTTCCATCTGCTGCGGCTGCTCCAGACCCATCAGCCGTTGCAGAACCTGAACCTTCAGGAAACCCCCAAACTTGACTTGCGGGTGCTGAACCACTGGGACAACCTGGACCGAAGTGTGGAGCGGGGCTACGCGGGCGCATCGCTATGGAAGTGGCACCTCCTGCCCGATTACCTTGATCCGCGCTACCGAGAGTACGCCCGGGCCAACGCCTCGGTGGGCATCAACGGGACGGTGCTCAACAACGTAAATGCCAATGCGCTGATCCTGACCGAGGAGTTTCTGCCTCGCGTGGCGGCGCTGGCGAACGTATTCCGGCCGTATGGGATCAAGGTGTATTTGTCGGCCCGCTTCAGTGCGCCGATTGAGATCGGGGGTCTAAAAACGGCCGATCCGCTCGATCCGCAGGTGCAGCAATGGTGGAAAAAGAAAGTCGACGAGATCTACGGCTACATTCCCGACTTCGGCGGCTTTCTGGTGAAAGCCAATTCTGAAGGGCAGCCGGGACCGCAAAATTACAACCGGTCACACGCCGAAGGAGCGAACCTCCTGGCCGATGCGCTGGCTCCGCACGGGGGCGTAGTGATGTGGCGCGCGTTTGTCTACAGCAACGAGGAGCCGGAAGACCGCGCCAAACAGGCCTACAACGAATTTGTGCCCCTCGACGGGAAATTCCGCGACAACGTGCTGGTGCAGGTAAAAAACGGTGCGATCGACTTTCAGCCGCGGGAGCCATTTCATCCGCTGTTCGGGGCCATGCCCAACACGCCCCTGATGATGGAGTTTCAGATCACGCAGGAATACACCGGTCAGTCGACAAACCTGTTCTACCAGATGCCACTCTACAAAGAAACCCTCGACGCTGACACCTACGCGAAAGGCAAAGGCTCAACGGTGGCTAAAGTAGTGGATGGGACCCTGGAAGGCCACCGACTGACGGGCGTGGCGGGGGTGAGCAACATCGGTGACGACCGCAACTGGACGGGCCATCCGTTCGCGCAGAGCAACTGGTACGGCTACGGCCGCCTGGCCTGGGATCACGCACTGACCTCTGAACAGATCGCCGACGAGTGGCTGCGAATGACATTCTCGAACGACGAAGCATTCGTCAAACCGGTTTCAGACATGATGATCGCTTCGCGCGAAATCGTGGTCGACTACATGACGCCGCTGGGCCTGCACCACCTGATGGGCTGGAGCCACCACTACGGCCCCGGTCCGTGGGTGACCGACAAGCCGCGCGCCGACTGGACCGCCACCTACTACCACCAGGCCGACTCGAACGGCATCGGCTTCGACCGGACGAAAACGGGAAGCGATGCGCTGGCGCAGTATTTTCCCCCGGTACAGGAACAGTGGGGCGATCCGAAAACCTGCCCGGAAGAGTTTCTGCTCTGGTTTCACCACCTGCCGTGGGACTATACCACAAAATCGGGGCGGTCGCTGTGGGACGAGTTGTGCCATCGCTACTACGCCGGTGCCGATTCGGTGGCGTGGATGCAGGACGTCTGGCAACAACAGAAGAGTAAGGTCGATGCGGACCGGTTTCAGCACGTCGCCACCCTCCTCGACATTCAGAAGAAAGAGGCCATTTGGTGGCGCAACGCCTGTGTGCTGTACTTCCAGCAGTTCAGCCGCCGCCCGATTCCAGACGGACTGGAAAAGCCCGACCGCCCGCTGAGTTACTACGAAAGCTTAGAGTTTCATGCCCGACCAGGGAACTGAGATTGTGTCTTTGTCAAGGTCTTTGCATTATATTTTAACATAACACAAAGGTTTTATAGCACAGATAAATTGAAATGATATATTGGTTAGCTTCAATTTTTTTGTTAGTGGGATTAGCTACTTCTTGTCAGCAACGTACGACTGAAAGTTTGGAAGGCTATTGGGAGAGCTACGGCTTGGACACCACTCAAAACGCCTATTTCCCATTTGAACTTCACTTCAAGCGCGATACCCTCAATATGATAGCTCCTTCTTACTTCATGCATCAAGCCAAGTATGTCGCAGAAGATGATCACCTGCTACTCACTTTAGCAGACAACAGTAAAACCAATATTTCCTTTACGCTCGAAGCGGATAGTGTGCTCTACTTTGAGGGAAGGAAGTTTCAAAAAATAGCGCCTGAAATATTCACATCCGTCCCCCGCTATCATCTGATCGGGTACAAAACCAATCACTTGTTACCTAATGATCACCAAGCAAGCTCGATTCATCTGATAAAGTATCACGGCAAGACGAAGGCGGTTCTGAACGATGTGGTGGCCGATCTTGCCTCGATTGCTCCTTTTCTATCATGCAACGATTGCCACTCCCTTCCCCCTGTTCATCTTTACCTCGGTGATCATCTTGAATTTCGGGATTTATTAAACGCATACAAATGGATTGCTGCCGTTGGAGGTAGGCAAGTAACGCTGATTACAGCCCATAAAGGCCTCGATGAGTTTTATAAGGCAAAAGATTATATAAACATTGCCGACTCGCTCATGATCAAACTATTTGAGGCAGAGGGCATGCCACCGTTTCCTCCTCATCCGAAAAGCACTCATGTATCAAGAACTGTCCTTACGATCAAGGACACCACCGATTTTGAAAAGCTAACTTCTGTAGAGGATTCTTCCTATTACTTAATTCAGGTGGATGATCGGATCGCAATCATAGACTACTTGAAATTGATCGAGCGAATGCAAGACAACCCCTACCTTGACAGAAAGATTGTACGGAGAAAGCTACTGACAAAACCAGCTAATTAATTCTGTAAAAAGACATTTCTTATCACTGTAGCCGCTCATGCCTACGCTCTGAAACATAGCTCTCTCATGAAATACGTTCAGCTCTTTTTTATCTTCCTGGTGACGGCCATTACCCTCCGCGCCCAAACCATTCCTTATCTGCAACGACAGGGCACGGCGACGCAATTGATCGTGGAGGGAAAGCCCTTTCTGATGCGGGGCGGGGAACTGGGCAATTCGAGTGCGTCGAGTCTGGCGTACATGGAACCGATCTGGCCGAAACTGGAGGCGATGCACCTCAATACGGTACTGGCCCCGGTCTACTGGGATTTGATCGAACCGGAGGAGGGAAAGTTTGATTTTTCGCTGGTCGATGGTCTGTTAAAAGACGCGCGGGCGCACGACATGAAGCTAGTGCTGCTGTGGTTCGGCACCTGGAAAAACAGCATGTCGTGTTACGCGCCGCTGTGGGTGAAGCGCGACCTCAAACGGTTTCCCCGCGCTAAAAGCGCCGAGGGGGTGAGCCAGGAGATCCTGACGCCCTTCGATGACCGCAACCGAGACGCCGACGTCCGCGCGTTTCAACAACTGATGCGGCACCTGAAAGAACAGGACGGACAGGACCACACCGTCGTGATGGTGCAGGTCGAAAACGAAATTGGGATGCTGCCCAGCGCCCGCGACCACTGTGCCGCCGCCACGAAAGCCTACCGCCAACCCGTCCCGGCGGAGCTGATGCGGTACCTGACGCAACACAAAAAAGAGTTGATTCCGGAACTGCAACAGCACTGGCAGGCGAACGGCGGCAAAACGTCGGGCACGTGGGAAGAGGTGTTCGGAAAAAGTCTGGCGACTGATGAACTGTTCATGGCGTGGCACTACGCCCGCTACGTGGAGGCCGTCACCGCCGCTGGCAAAGCCGAGTACCCGCTGCCGATGTATTTGAACGCAGCCCTGCCTCGTGAAGGCAAACAACCCGGTGAGTACCCGAGTGCCGGTCCCCTGCCTCACCTGCTGGACGTCTGGCGAGCCGGAACGCCCTCCATCGATTTCCTCTCTCCCGATTTCTACAACCCGCGCTTCCAGTACTGGAACGACCTCTACACCCGCTCGGGCAATCCGCTGTTTATTCCAGAAATCCGGTTCGAGACGGGCGACGAAGCCAAGGCGTTTTACGCCGTCGGGCACTACGACGCGCTCGGATTTTCGCCGTTTTCCATCGAATCGACAGACCATCCGGCCGAAGAACCGCTGGGAAAAAGTTACGACGTGCTGGATCAACTTGCACCGCAGATTCTAGCAAAACAGGGCAGTGACCAATTGGACGGCGTGTTGCTGGACAAGGATGCGCTGGAACAGCAGATCACGATGGGCGGCTATGTATTTACCGTGAAACACGACTTCACGCTGGGTTGGTCGCCAGGCGCGCAGGAAGAACAGTGGCCGCTGGCCGGCGGGCTGATTCTGCAAACCGGCCCGGACGATTTCATCGTGGCGGGTACGGGACTAGTCGTCACGTTTGCCCCGGTGAAGGGCAACGACCTGATCGGCATCGGGCGGATCGACGAGGGGGAATACATTGACGGGAAATGGACGCCCGGCCGCAACCTGAACGGCGACCAGAGCCACCAAGGACGTCACCTGCGCATCCCCGTCGGTGACTTCGGCATCCAGCATCTCACCCTGTATCGCTATCGGTAGAGTTGAATCTCGCGGAGTTCCGCAGAGGGGTGCGCGGATTCTCGCAGAGCTGGCAGCCGCCAGAAGTCGAGTCGGTCCTTTGCTTCGCTACTATTCCGGCAAGGCGAAGGCGACGTAGGCATCGCCGGAAGGTGTCTGCGGATTGCCACCCCCACCCGCCGCAATCACGACGTACTGCCGACCGTTCACTTCGTAGGTCGCCGGTGCGGCGTAGCCCCCAGCCGGTAGTTTTGCCTCCCACAACACCTTTCCGGTTTGCTTGTCGAACGCCCGGAACCGCTCGTCCATCGTGCTGCCGATAAAGACGAGTCCTCCGGCCGTGACCAGACTGCCGCCGAGGTTCAGCGTACCGGTCGGCGGAACCCCTCGCTGTGTCAAGGTTTCGAACTCACCCAGCGGCACTTTCCAGACAATCTTTCCGCTCTTGAGGTCAATCGCGTTCAGTGTTCCCCAGGGCGGTTTCACGGCCGGATACCCTTCAGGGTCCAGAAAACGGTTGTGACCGGTAAAGCGGTAGTCCAGCGTCGCGTCGGGACGTTCTTCCGGTACCAGTTGCAACAGGTACGGCACTTCATTGGCGTTGACGTACAGCCAGCCCGTTTCGGGATCGTACGCACCACCGCTCCAGTTACTTCCGCCCACCAGCCCCGGAAACACCACAGTCGCCTGCGTATCGGCCGGAAGGAACAGGTGTCCATACCGTAACTTCTCCAGCCTCTTTGCTACCGCCGCATGCGCCTCCGGCGAAAGGTCGGTTACGAGTGAATCGGCAAAGCCCTGCCGTACAAACGGCTCGGGATGGGTCGGGTACGGTTGGGTAGCCGACGCCCATTCGCCGGGCATCCGCGACGGCGGGACGGGCCGTTCTTCCACTTGCCAGAGAGGTTGGCCCGTCGCCCGATCCAAGACGAACACGAAACCCTGCTTGGTCAGTTGCGCCACCGCTGCGATGGGGTTCCCGTCTTTCTCCACGTCGATCAGCATGGGCGGGCACGGCAAATCGCGGTCCCAGAGGTCGTGATGCACCACCTGGTAATGCCACACGTACGAACCGTCGCTCGCGTTCAGCGCCAGTACCGAATTTCCGTAGAGGTTGTTGCCCCGCCGATCGGCCCCGTAGAAATCGGCGGCCGGCGATCCGGTGGCTAAGTACACAATGCCGGTTTCCGGATCGAGCGTGAGTCCGCTCCAGGCGTTGACGCCCCCTACCTGTTGCCAGGCGTCAGGCGGCCACGTTTCGTAGCCCGGCTCGCCCGGCTGCGGAATGGTATGAAACGTCCAGGCGATTGTGCCCGTCCGCACGTCGTAGGCCCGCACGTGGCCCGGCACCCGGTCGATGGAATGGTCGTTTACACTCGGCCCCAGGATGTATAAATTTTGGTACACGCCCCCCGGCGACGAGGCCCAGACGTCAACATGTGCCGTGTCGCGATCCAGTCCTTCGCGCAGATCGACCTTCCCTCCTTTCCCGAACGATTCCACGAGTTGGCCGGTCGCCGCATCAAGGGCGAACAGCGTTGGCCCCGCCGTAAACAGAATGCGCCGCTCGTCGCCCTCCTGCCAGTACGTCACCCCCCGGTTGGCCCCTTTGATGCTCGCCCACTCCGGGTCGTCTTTTCCGCCGAACGGATCGAACCGCCATCGTTCCTGCCCGGTGGCGGCATCCAGCGCTACCACTTTCAGGCGGGGTGATGTAGCGTACAGCACACCCTCCACCACAATGGGGTTACACTCGATCGTCGAGCGGTTTTTCTCACGCGCATCGCCGGTACGGTAGGTCCAGGCCACCTCCAGCTGCGCCACATTGTCCTGGTTGAGTTGCGTCAGTGCCGAGTAGCGCGTAGCGCCCTGATCGCCCCCGGCCACCTGCCAGGTACGGTACGGATCGGGCAGTCGTTCGGTCCGCAGTTGCGGAGGCTGGCACGCCGCCAACAGAAACAAAAGGCTTCCGCCAAGCAAAAGTTTATGCATAGACATGAACCCGCACATCAGCGCGGGCCGGTTAGTCGTGGTTTGCCGCTAGTGTGGTCCGCAATGCCCGCAGGTACGCCACTGCGTGTCGGAGGCGACTTCCGTACCAGGAAAACAGTTCGCCGTCGACCAGGTGCACAGAAGCGGCAGGACACAGGGTTTGGAATTCCACACGGTGCTTTTCCCC is a window of Catalinimonas alkaloidigena DNA encoding:
- a CDS encoding alpha-glucuronidase family glycosyl hydrolase; this translates as MMKYRFSLFVFCCLLVSLPSFAEDGYRLWLRYDPIADQAVRTRYQAALKNVLMEGDSPTLVAAREELMEGLRGLLDTNVPFNPAVQDGTLLVGTLQTLAPVGELNLEKPLRQVGDEGYLIFTTKLKRRNVTVVAANTDVGVLYGCFHLLRLLQTHQPLQNLNLQETPKLDLRVLNHWDNLDRSVERGYAGASLWKWHLLPDYLDPRYREYARANASVGINGTVLNNVNANALILTEEFLPRVAALANVFRPYGIKVYLSARFSAPIEIGGLKTADPLDPQVQQWWKKKVDEIYGYIPDFGGFLVKANSEGQPGPQNYNRSHAEGANLLADALAPHGGVVMWRAFVYSNEEPEDRAKQAYNEFVPLDGKFRDNVLVQVKNGAIDFQPREPFHPLFGAMPNTPLMMEFQITQEYTGQSTNLFYQMPLYKETLDADTYAKGKGSTVAKVVDGTLEGHRLTGVAGVSNIGDDRNWTGHPFAQSNWYGYGRLAWDHALTSEQIADEWLRMTFSNDEAFVKPVSDMMIASREIVVDYMTPLGLHHLMGWSHHYGPGPWVTDKPRADWTATYYHQADSNGIGFDRTKTGSDALAQYFPPVQEQWGDPKTCPEEFLLWFHHLPWDYTTKSGRSLWDELCHRYYAGADSVAWMQDVWQQQKSKVDADRFQHVATLLDIQKKEAIWWRNACVLYFQQFSRRPIPDGLEKPDRPLSYYESLEFHARPGN
- a CDS encoding pyrroloquinoline quinone-dependent dehydrogenase, which gives rise to MHKLLLGGSLLFLLAACQPPQLRTERLPDPYRTWQVAGGDQGATRYSALTQLNQDNVAQLEVAWTYRTGDAREKNRSTIECNPIVVEGVLYATSPRLKVVALDAATGQERWRFDPFGGKDDPEWASIKGANRGVTYWQEGDERRILFTAGPTLFALDAATGQLVESFGKGGKVDLREGLDRDTAHVDVWASSPGGVYQNLYILGPSVNDHSIDRVPGHVRAYDVRTGTIAWTFHTIPQPGEPGYETWPPDAWQQVGGVNAWSGLTLDPETGIVYLATGSPAADFYGADRRGNNLYGNSVLALNASDGSYVWHYQVVHHDLWDRDLPCPPMLIDVEKDGNPIAAVAQLTKQGFVFVLDRATGQPLWQVEERPVPPSRMPGEWASATQPYPTHPEPFVRQGFADSLVTDLSPEAHAAVAKRLEKLRYGHLFLPADTQATVVFPGLVGGSNWSGGAYDPETGWLYVNANEVPYLLQLVPEERPDATLDYRFTGHNRFLDPEGYPAVKPPWGTLNAIDLKSGKIVWKVPLGEFETLTQRGVPPTGTLNLGGSLVTAGGLVFIGSTMDERFRAFDKQTGKVLWEAKLPAGGYAAPATYEVNGRQYVVIAAGGGGNPQTPSGDAYVAFALPE
- a CDS encoding DUF5597 domain-containing protein, whose translation is MKYVQLFFIFLVTAITLRAQTIPYLQRQGTATQLIVEGKPFLMRGGELGNSSASSLAYMEPIWPKLEAMHLNTVLAPVYWDLIEPEEGKFDFSLVDGLLKDARAHDMKLVLLWFGTWKNSMSCYAPLWVKRDLKRFPRAKSAEGVSQEILTPFDDRNRDADVRAFQQLMRHLKEQDGQDHTVVMVQVENEIGMLPSARDHCAAATKAYRQPVPAELMRYLTQHKKELIPELQQHWQANGGKTSGTWEEVFGKSLATDELFMAWHYARYVEAVTAAGKAEYPLPMYLNAALPREGKQPGEYPSAGPLPHLLDVWRAGTPSIDFLSPDFYNPRFQYWNDLYTRSGNPLFIPEIRFETGDEAKAFYAVGHYDALGFSPFSIESTDHPAEEPLGKSYDVLDQLAPQILAKQGSDQLDGVLLDKDALEQQITMGGYVFTVKHDFTLGWSPGAQEEQWPLAGGLILQTGPDDFIVAGTGLVVTFAPVKGNDLIGIGRIDEGEYIDGKWTPGRNLNGDQSHQGRHLRIPVGDFGIQHLTLYRYR